CGTTTTCCCACGGCTCATCCATGCCCAGCGCTGCCTGGAATTCATAGCCCGGGAAGGCTTCACCGGCAGGGCGGTGGAATGGCGCGGGCAGAAGCTGGGCGTGGCCCTATTCCCGGCAGAGGCCTATGTGAAGGCACGCCAGTTTTGGCGCTTCTGCGGAGAAGTGGTCAGCACCCGCCAGGCCAGCCACGTCCTGGGCCAGACGACCGGCAGCATCACGAATACCGAAGGCCAAACCGCCAGCGCCACCATCCGCCAGCGCCTGGCTAACCTGGCCGGGCAGCAGGCGGAGGACGTCTTTCTTTTCCCCTCCGGTATGGCGGCCAACTATGCGGTACACCGCATGCTGACCACGCTGCGGCCGCACTGCAAAACGGTGCAGCTTGACTTCCCCTACGTGGACGTGCTGAAGCTGCAGCAGACCTTCGGCAGCGGGGCCCATTTCATGCCGATGATCGAAGACGGCGAATACGAAAAGCTGCGCCTGTTGCTGGCGGGGGAAAAGATCGCCGGACTTTTCTGCGAAGCGCCGAGCAATCCACTGCTCCGCTGCGTGGACCTGCCGCGCCTGCTGGCCCTCCGCTCAGAAGTGCAGCCGGATGTGCCGCTCATCGTGGATGACACCATCTCCACCTCCGTGCATGCCGATGCCTGCCGGGTGGCAGACGTGGTGACCAGCAGCCTGACCAAGACTTTTTCCGGTGCCGGTGATGTCCTGGCCGGCAGCGTCATCCTGAACCGAGCTTCCCCGCATCACGCCGCCTTTTCCGCCTTTCTCAAAGAGCACGCGGATCATGAACTCTGGTGCGAAGATGCCGTGGCCTTGGAACAGAACTCCCGCGACTTCGTCCAGCGTGCCGAAGCCATGAGCCGCAATGCTCTGGCCCTGGCAGAATACCTGGCCGCCCACCCGAAGGTGGAGCGCGTCTGGCATGCCAAACAGGACGGAGGCCCCGGATACGAATACATCCGCCGCGAAGGAGGTGGCTACGGCTGCCTTTTCTCCATCCTGCTGAAGGATGCCGCCAGGACCAGCGCGCCCTTTTACGATGCCCTGCGCATTTGCAAAGGGCCCAGCCTGGGCACCGATTTTACCCTCGTCTGCCCCTATACCCTGCTGGCCCACTATGAGGAACTGGACTGGGCGGAAAGCTGTGGCGTACCCCGCCACCTCATCCGCATCTCCGCCGGCATTGAGGACATCACCGACCTCATCGCCCGGTTTGACGAGGCTTTAGGCAGCTGAAAACAAAGCCAAAACGCAGCACCGTTACCGATGCTGCGTTTAGAGTTAGGGGTTTTTACAGAGTCCGCTCAAGATCACTGGACCTCAATCCGGCGGGGCTTGGCGGCTTCCTTGACTGGGAGCTTCAGTGTCAGCACGCCGTTTTCCAGATTAGCCGTCAGCTTGTCCTCGTCCACGGGCGTGTTCAGGCGCAAGCGGAGCTGGTAGCCGAGCGGAGAAAGCTCGCGATGAAGCGCCTTCCAGCCTTCCGGCACGACCGCCGTCTGGCGCTCGCCACGGATGGAGAGGACATTGTCCTCCAGGTCAATCTTGACGCCGCTTTTGGCGAC
This portion of the Prosthecobacter sp. SYSU 5D2 genome encodes:
- a CDS encoding PLP-dependent transferase produces the protein MSDLLSHPLWQADSLGSPLPDNEFGVSVSLPLWSHVVGYEEGDQDIVSKFRSGYPRFCCPPAISALFVQAEKELGQSGERAIVFPRLIHAQRCLEFIAREGFTGRAVEWRGQKLGVALFPAEAYVKARQFWRFCGEVVSTRQASHVLGQTTGSITNTEGQTASATIRQRLANLAGQQAEDVFLFPSGMAANYAVHRMLTTLRPHCKTVQLDFPYVDVLKLQQTFGSGAHFMPMIEDGEYEKLRLLLAGEKIAGLFCEAPSNPLLRCVDLPRLLALRSEVQPDVPLIVDDTISTSVHADACRVADVVTSSLTKTFSGAGDVLAGSVILNRASPHHAAFSAFLKEHADHELWCEDAVALEQNSRDFVQRAEAMSRNALALAEYLAAHPKVERVWHAKQDGGPGYEYIRREGGGYGCLFSILLKDAARTSAPFYDALRICKGPSLGTDFTLVCPYTLLAHYEELDWAESCGVPRHLIRISAGIEDITDLIARFDEALGS
- a CDS encoding Hsp20/alpha crystallin family protein → MNATCTPTTCSPSTPTRSAPSVGVTETLQKPLYTVGGNADVYEVRVEMPGVAKSGVKIDLEDNVLSIRGERQTAVVPEGWKALHRELSPLGYQLRLRLNTPVDEDKLTANLENGVLTLKLPVKEAAKPRRIEVQ